One genomic window of Parasteatoda tepidariorum isolate YZ-2023 chromosome 9, CAS_Ptep_4.0, whole genome shotgun sequence includes the following:
- the LOC107450464 gene encoding ciliary microtubule inner protein 2B-like yields the protein MTAPSQPYFLPGYTGWTPLTGPKRHFVIGETYGHYTHDLLHGHRVGGGRLNPVTEDIRFINTFPYPPHQDPRFFLDNPHKPLDPYFMPGYTGWTPGSAIKRTNAIGDTYGRMTHTLLAKHRVGGDRLRPVNEQPREYVLEEEEVKFYCNKHEVTGNEVRRRFNMVPGYTGHVPRAQFRYGKTRNKTGREGTADFERIMERKTAMAC from the coding sequence ATGACAGCACCCTCTCAGCCATATTTTTTACCTGGTTACACAGGTTGGACTCCCTTAACAGGACCCAAGCGACACTTTGTGATTGGAGAAACCTATGGTCACTATACTCATGATTTGTTACATGGTCATCGTGTGGGTGGAGGACGACTGAATCCCGTGACTGAAGACATTCGATTCATCAATACATTCCCCTACCCACCTCACCAAGATCCTAGATTCTTTCTAGACAATCCTCACAAGCCTTTAGATCCTTACTTTATGCCAGGCTACACAGGGTGGACGCCAGGATCTGCAATAAAGAGAACAAACGCTATAGGTGACACATATGGTAGGATGACCCATACTCTCTTGGCGAAGCATCGTGTTGGTGGAGATCGTTTGAGGCCAGTGAATGAACAGCCAAGAGAATATGTCCTCGAAGAggaagaagtaaaattttattgcaataaacaCGAAGTTACTGGAAATGAAGTGAGGAGAAGATTTAACATGGTGCCAGGATACACTGGGCATGTGCCTAGGGCTCAATTTAGGTATGGGAAAACGAGAAATAAGACTGGCAGGGAAGGGACGGCTGATTTCGAAAGGattatggagagaaaaactgCAATGGCTTGCTGA
- the LOC139426571 gene encoding uncharacterized protein, which produces MRKSWQINSSTVNNSTHQQSTTQLISSQQLNSSTANNSTHQQPTTQLISSQQLKSSTTNNSTHQQPTTQIINCQQHHIPLKEKSIGFRYSKTPDQLISSQQLNSSAANNSTQQQPTTQLINSQQRNSSAVYNSTHQQPTTQLINNQQHHIPLNEKIIGFRYSKTPGG; this is translated from the exons atgcgtaaaagttggcagatcAACTCATCAACAGTCAACAACTCAACTCATCAGCAGTCAACAACTCAACTCATCAGCAGCCAACAACTCAACTCATCAACAGCCAACAACTCAACTCATCAACAACCAACAACTCAACTCATAAGCAGTCAACAACTCAAGTCATCAACAACCAACAACTCGACTCATCAACAACCAACAACTCAAATCATCAACTGCCAACAACACCACATACctctgaaagaaaaaagtatcgGGTTTCGTTATAGCAAAACGCCAG atcAACTCATCAGCAGTCAACAACTCAACTCATCAGCAGccaacaactcaactcaacaaCAGCCAACAACTCAACTCATCAACAGCCAACAACGCAACTCATCAGCAGTCTACAACTCAACTCATCAACAGCCAACAACTCAACTCATCAACAACCAACAACACCACATACctttgaacgaaaaaattattggGTTTCGTTATAGcaagacgcccggtggctga